In Humulus lupulus chromosome 7, drHumLupu1.1, whole genome shotgun sequence, the following are encoded in one genomic region:
- the LOC133792013 gene encoding lysine-rich arabinogalactan protein 18-like, which yields MESENVFDIYSAPEAPEAPMSKKKTSKRHPGESSKEPPTKKTRTADPPADGPSTNVRPPPSPLEQQTPPAPVELTPSPPAPTDPIQQAALASTGGDISSRALRSVKDRLVKILKHGRCREAMALMEMMDVD from the coding sequence ATGGAATCCGAAAATGTGTTCGACATATACAGTGCCCCCGAGGCTCCTGAAGCTCCCATGAGCAAGAAGAAAACGAGTAAGCggcatcctggggaaagcagtaaagAGCCTCCGACTAAGAAAACCCGTACTGCAGACCCTCCGGCAGACGGACCGTCAACAAATGTAAgaccacctccttctcctctcgaGCAGCAAACTCCTCCTGCTCCTGTCGAGTTGACACCTTCTCCACCGGCCCCAACCGACCCGATTCAGCAGGCTGCTCTTGCTTCCACAGGGGGCGACATATCGAGTCGTGCCTTAAGATCGGTCAAAGACAGGTTGGTCAAAATTTTGAAGCACGGACGTTGCAGAGAGGCGATGGCTCTGATGGAGATGATGGACGTCGACTAG